In a genomic window of Phyllostomus discolor isolate MPI-MPIP mPhyDis1 chromosome 5, mPhyDis1.pri.v3, whole genome shotgun sequence:
- the NFKB2 gene encoding nuclear factor NF-kappa-B p100 subunit isoform X3, with the protein MPSDDLSLPGLDGIIEYDDFKFNQPMMEPKEPAPETTDGPYLVIVEQPKQRGFRFRYGCEGPSHGGLPGASSEKGRKTYPTVKICNYEGPAKIEVDLVTHSDPPRAHAHSLVGKQCSELGVCAVSVGPKDMTAQFNNLGVLHVTKKNMMEIMIQKLQRQRLRSRPQGLTEAERRELEQEAKELKKVMDLSIVRLRFSAFLRASDGSFSLPLKPVISQPIHDSKSPGASNLKISRMDKTAGSVRGGDEVYLLCDKVQKDDIEVRFYEDDENGWQAFGDFSPTDVHKQYAIVFRTPPYHKMKIERPVTVFLQLKRKRGGDVSDSKQFTYYPLVEDKEEVQRKRRKALPTFSQPFGGGSHMGGGSGGSAGGYGGAGGGGSLGFFPSSLAYSPYQSGAAPMGCYPGGGGGAQMAARASGGDAEEEAAEPSASPETPQSKPHTPELLQQAREYNARLFGLAQRSAQALLDYGVTADARALLAGQRHLLTAQDENGDTPLHLAIIHGQTSVIEQIAHVIYHARHLGVVNLTNHLHQTPLHLAVITGQTSVVSFLLQVGADPALLDRHGDSAVHLALRAGASAPDLLGALLRSGVPTMSQLLHMPDFEGLYPIHLAVRARSLECLDLLVDSGAEVEAAERQGGRTALHLATEMEELRLVTHLVTKLHANVNARTFAGNTPLHLAAGLGSPTLTRLLLKAGADIHAENEEPLCPLPSPPTSGSDSDSEEPERGTQSSFRGHTPVDLTRSTKVKTLLLNAAQDTMARSLTPPSCAGPELPLEDTVLQNLEHLLDGPEAQGSWAELAERLGLRSLVDTYRKTASPSGSLLRSYKLAGGNLGGLLEALSDMGLEEGVRLLRGPEARDKLPSTGEVKVDSAYGSQSVEQEAEKLGSPPEPPEGLCHGHPQPQVH; encoded by the exons ATGCCCTCAGATGATCTCAGCCTGCCT GGTCTGGATGGCATCATTGAATATGATGATTTCAAATTCAACCAGCCCATGATGGAGCCCAAGGAGCCTGCCCCAGAGACAA CTGATGGACCCTACCTGGTGATTGTGGAACAGCCTAAGCAG CGAGGCTTCCGATTTCGATATGGCTGTGAAGGCCCCTCCCATGGAGGACTGCCAGGTGCCTCCAGTGAAAAGGGCCGGAAGACTTACCCCACTGTCAAG ATCTGTAACTACGAGGGACCAGCCAAGATCGAGGTGGACCTGGTAACACACAGTGACCCACCTCGTGCTCACGCCCACAGCCTGGTGGGCAAGCAGTGCTCGGAACTGGGGGTCTGCGCCGTGTCTGTGGGGCCCAAGGACATGACTGCCCA atTTAACAACCTGGGCGTTCTGCATGTGACCAAGAAGAACATGATGGAGATTATGATACAAAAACTTCAGAGGCAGAGACTCCgctccaggccccagggcctTACGG AGGCTGAGCGGCGGGAGCTGGAGCAGGAggccaaggagttgaagaaggtGATGGACCTGAGTATCGTGCGGCTGCGCTTTTCAGCCTTCCTTCGGGCCAGTGACggctccttctccctgcccctgaaGCCCGTTATCTCCCAGCCCATCCACGATAGCA AGTCTCCCGGGGCCTCAAACCTGAAGATTTCTCGAATGGACAAGACAGCCGGCTCTGTGCGGGGTGGAGATGAGGTTTATCTGCTTTGCGACAAGGTGCAGAAAG ACGACATTGAGGTTCGGTTCTATGAGGATGACGAGAATGGATGGCAGGCCTTTGGGGACTTCTCTCCCACAGACGTTCATAAACAG TATGCCATTGTGTTCCGGACGCCTCCCTATCACAAGATGAAGATTGAGCGCCCTGTAACTGTGTTCCTGCAACTGAAACGCAAGCGTGGGGGGGACGTCTCTGACTCCAAACAGTTCACCTATTACCCTCTGGTGGAAG ACAAGGAGGAGGTGCAGCGGAAGCGGAGGAAAGCCTTGCCCACCTTCTCCCAGCCCTTTGGTGGTGGCTCCCACATGGGCGGAGGCTCTGGAGGCTCGGCAGGGGGTtatggaggagctggaggag GTGGCAGCCTCGgctttttcccctcctccttggcCTACAGCCCCTACCAGTCCGGCGCGGCCCCAATGGGCTGCTATccgggaggcgggggcggggcgcagaTGGCCGCCAGGGCGTCTGGCGGGGATGCCgaggaggaagcagcagaacCCAGCGCGTCCCCCGAGACCCCCCAAAGCAAACCGCACACTCCGGAGCTGCTACAACAAG CCCGAGAGTACAACGCACGCCTGTTCGGCCTGGCGCAGCGCAGCGCCCAAGCCCTGCTCGACTACGGCGTCACGGCAGACGCGCGCGCGCTGCTGGCGGGACAGCGCCACCTGCTGACGGCGCAGGACGAGAACGGAGACAC GCCATTACACCTGGCCATAATTCACGGGCAGACCAGTGTCATCGAGCAGATAGCCCATGTCATCTACCATGCTCGGCACCTCGGTGTGGTCAACCTCACCAACCATCTGCACCAG ACACCCTTGCACTTGGCCGTGATCACTGGGCAGACCAGCGTGGTGAGCTTCCTGCTGCAGGTAGGCGCAGACCCAGCACTACTGGACCGGCATGGAGACTCAGCGGTGCACCTGGCGCTGCGGGCAGGTGCCAGTGCCCCCGACCTGCTGGGTGCACTACTGCGGAGCGGGGTTCCCACCATGTCCCAGCTGTTGCACATGCCAGACTTTGAGG GGCTGTACCCAATACACCTGGCGGTCCGTGCCCGAAGCCTGGAGTGCCTGGATCTGCTGGTGGACAGTGGGGCTGAAGTGGAGGCTGCTGAGCGGCAGGGGGGCCGGACAGCCCTGCATCTAGCCACAGAGATGGAGGAGCTGCGGTTGGTCACCCATCTGGTCACCAAG CTCCACGCCAACGTGAATGCTCGCACCTTTGCGGGAAACACACCTCTACACCTGGCAGCTGGACTGGGATCCCCGACCCTCACCCGCCTCCTCCTGAAGGCTG GTGCCGACATACACGCAGAGAACGAGGAGCCCCTGTGCCCCCTGCCTTCGCCCCCCACCTCCGGTAGCGACTCAGATTCTGAGGAGCCTGAGAGGGGCACCCAAAGCAGTTTCCGGGGCCACACACCTGTTGACCTCACTCGCAGCACCAAG GTGAAGACCTTGCTGCTAAATGCTGCTCAGGACACCATGGCACGCTCCCTGACCCCGCCCAGCTGTGCAG GGCCAGAGCTGCCACTCGAGGACACAGTCCTGCAGAACCTGGAGCATCTGCTAGATGGGCCAGAAGCTCAGGGCAGCTGGGCTGAGCTGGCAGAGCGGCTCGGGCTGCGCAGTCTGGTGGACACGTATCGAAAGACAGCCTCGCCCAGCGGTAGCCTCCTGCGCAGTTACAAG ctggCTGGTGGGAACTTGGGAGGCCTGCTGGAAGCTCTGTCTGACATGGGCCTAGAGGAGGGAGTGAGGCTGCTGAGGGGCCCCGAGGCTCGAGACAAACTGCCCAGCACAG GagaagtgaaagtggacagtGCGTACGGGAGCCAGTCAGTGGAACAGGAGGCCGAGAAGCTAGGCTCACCCCCCGAGCCTCCAGAAGGGCTCTGCCACGGGCACCCCCAGCCTCAGGTGCACTGA